The nucleotide sequence TCAGGTCCACGTCGGCCCCATGCCTGGAAAGTGCTGGCATTCTTCACGCCGGCCTGCTGGTCCAGATCGTAAGCGTAAAAGATCAGCGACTTGCCTTTCGTGTAGAAGACACGGCCATATGGCTTTCTTGTCTCCCCGGTACGCGCAACGTCGTACACTTCCGCGATGTACAGATCTCGCGCACCCATTAGGTCCCGAATGTCGCGGTCATGAGCGAGAAGTTCCTGCTGTTGATCGATCGTGGTTTCGCGATCACGCAGCAAACGATTCAGATCAGTGACCTTGGCTTCGAGCGTACTGGTCCGTTGCTTGTCCTCGGACGACTGGTGTTCGAGCGAATCCAGCTTGTCCTGCAAACCCTGGGCCTTGGCCTGAGCTGATTCCACCCTTTTGTTCAGTTCAGTTCGCTGTTGAAGAAGATCCTGCCTGCCTGCCTGGCCGGTGGAGAGGTCGGTCTCCAGTTGAGTTTGGGCGACCTTCATTCGGCCCATCTCGGCAGATTGCTGCTCGACCTGGTGCCGAAGATCAACAATCGCTTTGTCGCGCTGTGCCATTTGCGCGCGTAACACTTCGCGCTCATGCCCTGCGTCGCTAACCTGCTGTTCCAGTGCGGGGAGATGATCTTGGGTTGTGGGCGGCGTGATCGCAGCGGTCTTTACGCCCGTTCGTATGCCGACCCGATAGGCGGAAACGCCAAGAGCAATGCACAGCAAAACGCCGGCGGCACATAGCGTCCACACATTGCGCCAAGTCGCCTGACTGGCCGAAAGAGGAACTCTGCCGATGGCTTTCGACGCAGAGTCCCCCTCGGTCCCCCCTCGATCCGCGCCCAATTCTTCCTCAAGCGCCAGCCGTTGGAAGAGGGCCGCCTCGGCTTGCTCCAGCGACCACGACGGATCGGATTCGATACTCTTAAGATCCGGCGCCAGGGCGGGAATGGTCTTGCTCACGACCGCCTCGTACTGCTTCATGGCTTCCCTGCAAGAGGGACAGACAGCCAGATGCTCCTTTAGCCGTGTTCCTTCCTCCCCGGTCAACTCACCCGAAGTTGAGAGAGCACACAGCGCGAGGAACTCGTCATGGGCTGATTGTGACAACGCCCCAGCTCCTGATTTGAGAGTCACTTTCTACCATATCCGTTCCGGCCCGACAATTTTCCTGGGAACATCTGTTTGCGCAGTTTCTCCAAGCCTCGATAGTAATGGTTCCGGATGTTGCCCAAGGATTGATCCAGCTTCGCGGCGATCTCAGCGAATGTGTATCCCTCGTAGAAATGCAGACTGAGAGTATTACGCTGGTCTTCGCTGAGGGTGTCGAGAAGTCCTTGGATGGTCGTATTTCCGACCAGTTCGTATGGGAAATCGGTTCCTCCGACCGCGTTCGACCGGAGATCGAATACTGCAGCCGCCTCATTGAGTTCGACCTGTGTGTAGAAGTGGCGCGATTGGAGGGCTCGGCGTTTGTCGAATGCGCGGTGGTAGGTCATCTGGATGATCCAGGACCGCGCTGAACTCTTGGCGCTGTCGAAGGTTCCGCACTTGCGGTGAATGTACAGGAAGACTTCTTGAAGGAGGTCGTCAGCTTCCGAGCTATCTCTCAGGATGCGGAGTGCTACTCCGCGCACCAGGC is from Acidobacteriota bacterium and encodes:
- a CDS encoding sigma-70 family RNA polymerase sigma factor: MGRAKATPNPLESRPAWSDELLVENIYNNDAEALAHLFRRYARLVRGVALRILRDSSEADDLLQEVFLYIHRKCGTFDSAKSSARSWIIQMTYHRAFDKRRALQSRHFYTQVELNEAAAVFDLRSNAVGGTDFPYELVGNTTIQGLLDTLSEDQRNTLSLHFYEGYTFAEIAAKLDQSLGNIRNHYYRGLEKLRKQMFPGKLSGRNGYGRK
- a CDS encoding zf-HC2 domain-containing protein, which encodes MSQSAHDEFLALCALSTSGELTGEEGTRLKEHLAVCPSCREAMKQYEAVVSKTIPALAPDLKSIESDPSWSLEQAEAALFQRLALEEELGADRGGTEGDSASKAIGRVPLSASQATWRNVWTLCAAGVLLCIALGVSAYRVGIRTGVKTAAITPPTTQDHLPALEQQVSDAGHEREVLRAQMAQRDKAIVDLRHQVEQQSAEMGRMKVAQTQLETDLSTGQAGRQDLLQQRTELNKRVESAQAKAQGLQDKLDSLEHQSSEDKQRTSTLEAKVTDLNRLLRDRETTIDQQQELLAHDRDIRDLMGARDLYIAEVYDVARTGETRKPYGRVFYTKGKSLIFYAYDLDQQAGVKNASTFQAWGRRGPDRQQALNLGVFYVDNASKKRWVLRFDDPKALAEIDAVFVTVEPHGGSQKPSNKSLLFASLHIDPNHP